The proteins below come from a single Papaver somniferum cultivar HN1 chromosome 11, ASM357369v1, whole genome shotgun sequence genomic window:
- the LOC113325164 gene encoding uncharacterized protein LOC113325164: protein MNGEVSKEGQPDDQYQKGLTENASFEGEGNPFEMHNDVHLTQSGGLNRLLRQTTNNEAKKGNPSDLGNANTTIAAILKSQEAQGERMEKLERRNRRLERRNRKLKRKAKRKAPLAAVEEVPEEENPFEHLQDDERINIPDASNEETTDRFPKGSRGILDHEDSSSEGSSDIDAKHRRDKNQIQEVKTNCEAENLAVPNPKRGDTSRSTHSKIVSYAKKSGDDSRRSRHHYHEPSFSPERALGRKKKAETRRHDDQLQARLNRLEAAYI, encoded by the coding sequence ATGAATGGCGAAGTCTCAAAAgagggacaacccgatgaccaGTATCAGAAAGGACTAACTGAAAATGCTAGCTTCGAaggcgagggaaaccccttcgagatGCATAATGACGTCCATCTGACTCAATCAGGAGGCTTGAATCGCTTGCTAAGGCAAACAACGAACAATGAGGCCAAGAAGGGTAACCCTTCAGACCTCGGCAATGCCAACACTACCATCGCAGCCATCCTGAAATCCCAAGAAGCTCAGGGTGAAAGGATGGAGAAACTAGAAAGGCGAAACAGAAGGCTTGAGCGGAGAAACCGCAAGCTTAAGCGAAAAGCAAAAAGGAAGGCGCCACTCGCTGCTGTCGAGGAGGTCCCGGAGGAGGAAAACCCCTTTGAACATTTACAAGATGACGAACGAATTAACATCCCTGACGCCTCCAACGAGGAAACAACGGATCGCTTCCCCAAGGGAAGCCGAGGTATACTTGATCACGAGGATAGCTCATCCGAGGGATCATCGGATATTGATGCTAAACATCGGAGAGACAAAAACCAAATCCAAGAAGTTAAAACCAACTGTGAGGCCGAGAACCTCGCAGTCCCAAACCCCAAGCGAGGGGATACCTCAAGGTCAACTCATTCTAAGATTGTATCGTATGCCAAAAAATCAGGCGATGACTCAAGGCGATCAAGGCATCACTATCATGAACCATCTTTCTCACCCGAGAGAGCTCTGGGAAGAAAAAAGAAGGCCGAAACAAGGCGACATGATGACCAACTTCAGGCCCGACTCAACCGGCTTGAAGCAGCGTACATATAA